The following proteins are co-located in the Blastocatellia bacterium genome:
- the ispF gene encoding 2-C-methyl-D-erythritol 2,4-cyclodiphosphate synthase, whose amino-acid sequence MTGRWRVGLGYDIHPLVEGRQLVLGGIAIAYERGLAGHSDADVLIHSLCDALLGAAALGDLGRHFPDTDPRYKDISSGELLRSVAAMVGQRGFRIENVDATIVAEEPRLAPFIEAMRNHLAEILNLAPEQISIKAKTHEGLDAVGRGDAIAAYAVCLLEHVGGGTL is encoded by the coding sequence GTGACGGGGCGCTGGCGCGTCGGTCTGGGCTACGACATTCATCCGCTGGTCGAAGGGCGGCAGCTCGTTCTCGGCGGCATCGCGATTGCGTACGAACGCGGATTGGCCGGACATTCCGACGCCGATGTTCTCATTCACAGCCTTTGTGACGCCCTGCTGGGGGCCGCGGCGCTCGGAGATCTCGGTCGCCATTTCCCCGATACCGATCCCCGATACAAGGACATTTCCAGCGGTGAACTCCTGCGATCTGTGGCGGCGATGGTCGGCCAGCGCGGCTTCCGCATCGAAAACGTAGATGCCACCATCGTGGCCGAAGAGCCCCGGCTCGCTCCCTTCATCGAGGCGATGCGAAATCACCTGGCCGAGATTCTCAACCTCGCTCCCGAACAGATCAGCATCAAAGCGAAAACTCACGAAGGGCTCGATGCGGTCGGTCGGGGGGATGCCATTGCTGCCTATGCCGTTTGCCTGCTGGAACACGTTGGTGGAGGAACGCTATGA
- a CDS encoding DNA polymerase domain-containing protein — protein MRREIEGFLFDIHEGHDAVVLWIYGEDGRLLRLDAAFRPRIYARGASSVLRALGEEMLRRGMLDGWRMTEGIEFWSGKTIDVGEFTPRRYGDHRRVVNRLAAVLGESALYNADIPIPQYYLYASGLFPLCRCGIEYEGEIVEKVHGLSSPWDPTYQLPPLRLLEMRLSRSPLLPLGKGNSLILSSDGLCYELHPRTWRELLEMVNDALRRFDPDVIVTEHGDDAIFPALVQAAQRERLSLRLDRDTVFTERPVRREGRSYFSYGRILYKPPSYIGYGRWHVDRATSFIVSETGLDGLIELSRLSRLPPQKAARTSPGTAMNSIECYQAFSEGILIPYAKAEPEKYKTAWDLLIADKGGLTYVQPVGAFENVAEIDYASMYPTLMMKKNLSPETVRCSCCSSARVPEIGYTVCQRREGLLPRALRPLLELRRAYKQLKRVHHGDAHALYDRRQHALKWLLVTCFGYTGYRNARFGRIEAHEATTAWGRELLLQAKEMAEARGFHLLHALTDSLWITKPHMSEEEVLALCREITRRTDVEMTLEGIYRWIVFLPSRENAERGVACRFFGRFSHGELKIRGLLCRRHDTPPFIREAQLALLRLLGDADSLEQCRGRIPQARALVQSWHQQLRQGRVEPSDLLITRRLSKAPDAYRANTLPAEAARQLTRVGTRLHAGEIIRYLVVDRSDERGRVRSDAFLETATEYDAEYYSRLLQDAADEILRGFVTA, from the coding sequence ATGCGCCGGGAGATTGAGGGATTTCTCTTCGACATCCATGAAGGGCACGATGCGGTCGTCCTCTGGATCTACGGGGAGGATGGTCGGCTTCTCCGCCTGGATGCGGCGTTTCGACCGAGAATCTATGCTCGAGGTGCGTCATCGGTCCTTCGGGCGCTCGGCGAGGAGATGCTGCGGCGCGGGATGCTCGATGGCTGGCGCATGACCGAGGGGATCGAATTCTGGAGCGGTAAAACAATTGACGTGGGAGAATTCACTCCCCGCCGCTACGGTGATCATCGTCGAGTCGTCAACCGTCTCGCGGCGGTGCTCGGGGAATCGGCGCTGTACAATGCCGACATTCCGATCCCGCAGTACTATCTTTACGCGAGCGGCCTTTTCCCTTTATGCCGCTGTGGCATTGAGTATGAGGGAGAGATCGTTGAGAAAGTGCACGGCCTCAGCTCACCCTGGGACCCGACGTATCAGCTCCCCCCGTTGCGCCTGCTGGAGATGAGGCTCAGCCGGAGTCCGCTCCTCCCCCTGGGGAAAGGAAACAGTCTCATTCTCTCTTCGGACGGGTTGTGCTACGAGCTTCATCCGCGCACCTGGCGGGAGCTCTTGGAGATGGTGAATGACGCGCTCCGCCGGTTCGATCCCGATGTCATCGTGACCGAACATGGTGACGACGCCATCTTCCCCGCGCTTGTTCAAGCGGCGCAACGCGAGAGGCTCTCGCTTCGACTGGACCGCGACACGGTTTTCACGGAACGGCCCGTTCGGCGCGAGGGTCGAAGCTATTTCAGTTATGGTCGGATTCTCTATAAGCCCCCCAGCTATATCGGCTACGGTCGCTGGCACGTTGATCGAGCGACGAGCTTTATCGTGAGCGAGACGGGACTCGATGGCCTCATCGAGCTGAGTCGTCTGTCTCGACTTCCTCCGCAGAAAGCCGCCCGAACGAGTCCCGGCACGGCGATGAACTCCATCGAATGCTACCAGGCATTCAGCGAGGGCATTCTCATTCCCTACGCCAAGGCGGAGCCGGAGAAGTATAAAACAGCCTGGGACTTGCTCATCGCCGACAAGGGAGGATTAACCTATGTGCAGCCGGTGGGAGCATTCGAGAACGTCGCGGAGATAGACTATGCGAGCATGTATCCCACGCTCATGATGAAGAAAAACCTCTCGCCGGAAACCGTTCGATGCTCCTGCTGTTCGTCTGCTCGTGTACCGGAGATCGGCTACACCGTATGTCAGCGACGAGAGGGCCTGCTGCCTCGGGCGCTGCGGCCTCTTCTCGAACTGCGCCGCGCCTACAAGCAGTTGAAGCGGGTTCATCACGGTGATGCGCACGCGTTGTATGATCGGCGACAACACGCGCTGAAGTGGTTGTTGGTGACGTGCTTCGGCTACACCGGGTATCGCAACGCCCGATTCGGACGCATCGAAGCGCATGAGGCTACCACCGCCTGGGGCCGCGAACTCTTACTCCAGGCCAAAGAGATGGCGGAAGCGCGGGGATTCCATCTCCTTCACGCGCTCACCGACAGTTTGTGGATCACCAAACCCCACATGAGTGAGGAGGAGGTCCTCGCCCTCTGCCGGGAGATCACGCGCCGGACGGATGTGGAGATGACGCTCGAAGGCATCTATCGCTGGATTGTCTTCCTCCCGTCGAGAGAGAATGCCGAACGAGGCGTCGCCTGTCGCTTTTTCGGGCGATTTTCTCACGGCGAACTGAAGATTCGCGGGTTGCTCTGCCGCCGCCATGATACGCCCCCATTCATTCGGGAGGCGCAACTCGCTTTGCTGCGACTGCTGGGAGATGCGGACTCCCTGGAGCAGTGTCGAGGACGAATTCCCCAGGCTCGCGCTCTCGTCCAGAGCTGGCACCAGCAGTTACGTCAGGGCCGCGTGGAACCGAGCGATTTGCTGATCACGCGCCGACTCTCAAAGGCTCCCGATGCCTACCGCGCGAATACCCTCCCGGCAGAAGCTGCCCGCCAGCTCACCCGTGTCGGAACTCGTCTTCACGCGGGAGAAATCATCCGTTATCTCGTGGTGGATCGGTCTGATGAGCGGGGTCGTGTCCGATCCGACGCTTTCCTCGAGACGGCGACCGAGTATGATGCCGAGTACTACAGCCGACTTTTACAGGATGCCGCTGACGAAATCCTTCGTGGTTTTGTCACCGCGTGA
- a CDS encoding NupC/NupG family nucleoside CNT transporter, with product MPDRAREAPVPLHTRLMGLVGLAVLLGVAFFFSNHRRDVKPRVIIWGFGLQIALALLILRTRPGRWFFDHLGEIIKRLLAFAVEGATFVFGPLAGESLGVIFAFRVLPTIIFVSSLFSILYYLGILQRVVLAMAKVMAWTMKASGAESLSAAANVFMGQTEAPLIIAPYIPRLTRSELLCVMIGGMATIAGGVMAAYIAMGINPTYLLTGSTMAAPAAIMMSKILIPEKEEPLTAGVVKIEVKTEDRNVIEAAARGASDGARLAINVAAMLIAFIALIALINAILGFLHAHLSFVPPSLQWILGKVFAPLAFVMGVPTRDIVAVGNLFGQKLVLNEFVAYVELAKIQESLHPRSVMIATYALCGFANFASIGIQIGGIGGIAPTRRSDLAELGLRAMFGGFLTTCITATIAGLIN from the coding sequence ATGCCTGACCGGGCGCGAGAAGCCCCGGTGCCTTTGCACACACGACTCATGGGATTGGTCGGTCTGGCCGTGCTGCTCGGTGTGGCCTTCTTCTTCTCGAACCACCGGCGCGATGTCAAGCCGCGAGTGATCATCTGGGGCTTCGGTTTGCAAATCGCTCTGGCTCTGCTCATCCTTCGGACAAGGCCGGGCCGATGGTTTTTCGACCACCTGGGCGAGATCATCAAGCGATTGCTCGCGTTTGCCGTTGAAGGAGCGACGTTCGTCTTCGGTCCGCTGGCGGGAGAGAGTCTCGGCGTCATCTTCGCCTTTCGCGTCCTGCCGACGATCATCTTCGTCTCTTCGCTTTTTTCGATTCTCTATTATCTGGGCATCCTGCAGCGCGTCGTCCTGGCAATGGCCAAAGTCATGGCCTGGACGATGAAAGCCAGCGGAGCCGAGAGCCTCTCGGCGGCGGCCAACGTCTTCATGGGGCAGACGGAAGCGCCGCTCATCATCGCTCCCTACATTCCTCGGCTGACGCGCTCCGAGTTGCTGTGCGTGATGATCGGCGGTATGGCCACGATTGCCGGGGGCGTGATGGCCGCCTACATCGCCATGGGGATCAATCCGACCTATTTACTGACGGGGAGCACGATGGCAGCTCCGGCGGCAATTATGATGTCCAAGATTTTGATCCCGGAGAAGGAAGAACCGCTCACGGCAGGGGTCGTGAAGATCGAGGTCAAAACCGAAGATAGGAACGTGATCGAGGCTGCCGCGCGAGGAGCCAGCGATGGCGCTCGCCTGGCCATCAACGTGGCGGCCATGCTCATCGCCTTCATCGCCTTGATCGCCTTGATCAACGCCATTCTCGGCTTCCTCCACGCCCACCTGAGCTTCGTCCCGCCGAGCCTGCAGTGGATTCTGGGCAAGGTCTTTGCGCCGCTCGCGTTTGTCATGGGCGTGCCGACGCGCGATATTGTCGCGGTGGGGAATCTGTTCGGCCAGAAGCTCGTCCTCAACGAGTTCGTGGCCTACGTCGAGCTAGCCAAAATTCAGGAGTCGCTGCATCCTCGCTCGGTGATGATTGCCACATATGCGCTCTGCGGCTTTGCCAATTTCGCTTCCATCGGCATTCAAATCGGAGGGATCGGGGGAATTGCTCCGACGCGTCGGAGCGATCTGGCCGAACTCGGTCTGCGGGCGATGTTTGGCGGATTTCTCACGACCTGCATCACGGCCACCATCGCGGGGTTGATCAACTAG
- a CDS encoding thymidine phosphorylase → MRVVDLIKKKRDGHELTPEEISFLIHGYTRGEVPDYQMAAWLMAVVWRGMTDRETRILTEEMVRSGHVLDLSDIPGIKVDKHSTGGVGDKTSLILAPLVAAAGVPVPMVSGRGLAHTGGTLDKLESIPGFRVALTLDEYRETLRRVGFVMCGQTDDIAPADKKLYALRDVTATVDCIPLMAASIMCKKLAEGIDALVVDVKVGSGAFLKTEAEAGTLARTLVTIGESMGKRVRAFITDMDQPLGRAVGNALEVIESFEVLKGRGPEDVTALSLELAAQMVLLGGRAATLDEARQLVARLLAEGAGLERFRRLIEAQGGDPRVVDEYSRLPHARHQVVYEAETDGYIVAMNAELIGRAAMVLGAGRDRMDSPIDHGVGLVLAKKVGDAVRRGEPLCIIHSNDEEKRTAAFPLLRESFIVGDAPPSPQPLIKKVIGAD, encoded by the coding sequence ATGCGCGTGGTAGACCTCATCAAGAAAAAACGCGACGGTCACGAGCTGACCCCCGAGGAGATTTCTTTTCTCATCCATGGCTACACGAGAGGGGAGGTCCCCGACTATCAGATGGCTGCCTGGTTGATGGCAGTGGTGTGGCGGGGGATGACGGATCGAGAGACGCGCATTCTCACCGAGGAAATGGTGCGATCCGGTCACGTGCTCGATCTCTCGGACATTCCCGGCATCAAGGTTGATAAACACAGCACCGGTGGAGTCGGCGATAAAACCTCGCTCATCCTGGCGCCGCTTGTAGCCGCCGCCGGGGTGCCGGTTCCGATGGTGTCCGGTCGGGGATTGGCTCACACCGGTGGAACGCTCGACAAACTGGAGTCAATCCCCGGATTTCGCGTCGCGCTGACGCTGGACGAGTACCGGGAGACGCTCCGCCGGGTTGGATTCGTGATGTGCGGGCAAACCGATGACATTGCTCCGGCGGATAAGAAGCTCTATGCTCTGCGCGACGTGACGGCGACGGTGGACTGCATCCCCCTCATGGCAGCCAGCATTATGTGCAAGAAGCTGGCCGAAGGGATTGATGCGCTCGTCGTGGATGTGAAGGTGGGATCGGGAGCGTTCTTGAAAACAGAAGCGGAAGCCGGGACCCTGGCGCGGACGCTCGTGACCATCGGCGAGAGCATGGGTAAGCGCGTGCGCGCTTTCATCACCGATATGGATCAACCGCTCGGTCGCGCCGTGGGCAATGCCCTGGAGGTGATCGAAAGCTTCGAGGTGCTGAAGGGACGCGGTCCGGAAGATGTCACGGCGCTTTCGCTGGAGCTGGCTGCTCAGATGGTCCTGTTGGGAGGGCGCGCGGCGACACTGGACGAGGCCCGGCAACTCGTTGCGCGACTCCTGGCCGAGGGGGCGGGGTTGGAGAGGTTCCGTCGGCTCATCGAAGCACAGGGTGGCGATCCCCGGGTTGTGGACGAGTACAGTCGTCTGCCTCACGCGCGTCACCAGGTCGTCTACGAGGCGGAGACTGACGGGTACATCGTCGCCATGAATGCCGAACTCATCGGACGGGCCGCTATGGTGCTCGGTGCCGGACGCGATCGGATGGATTCGCCGATTGATCACGGCGTCGGCCTCGTCCTCGCCAAGAAAGTGGGCGATGCGGTGAGACGCGGCGAGCCCCTCTGCATCATCCACTCTAACGATGAGGAGAAACGAACGGCGGCATTTCCCCTGCTTCGAGAAAGTTTCATCGTGGGTGACGCACCGCCGTCGCCACAGCCTTTGATCAAAAAGGTGATCGGAGCCGACTGA
- the ispD gene encoding 2-C-methyl-D-erythritol 4-phosphate cytidylyltransferase translates to MAIIVAAGRGSRMGRKTPKQFLELAGEPVLVHTLRGVAACPDIDGILIALPPEEMSSFSSLFERAVPSVRIVAGGGERQESVFNALQAIDRLHTDIIVVHDGVRPLVTGADFSRVIARARETGAAILACPVRDTVKEVEGDRIVRTLDRQRLYLAQTPQAFRADILIEAHERARREGIMATDDAALVERCGHPVVVVEGSPYNIKITWPEDLLLAEALLRLRGGL, encoded by the coding sequence ATGGCCATCATCGTAGCAGCCGGGCGGGGCTCGCGCATGGGAAGGAAAACGCCCAAGCAGTTCCTCGAACTGGCTGGTGAACCCGTGCTCGTTCACACCCTCCGGGGCGTGGCGGCGTGTCCCGACATTGACGGGATTCTCATTGCTCTGCCTCCGGAAGAAATGAGTTCTTTCTCATCCCTGTTCGAACGCGCGGTCCCATCCGTACGCATCGTCGCCGGCGGTGGCGAGCGACAGGAATCGGTCTTCAATGCTCTTCAGGCGATTGATCGCTTGCACACGGACATCATCGTCGTCCATGATGGCGTGCGCCCGCTCGTGACGGGCGCTGACTTCTCGAGGGTGATCGCCCGAGCGCGGGAGACGGGAGCAGCGATCCTGGCCTGCCCCGTTCGGGACACGGTCAAAGAAGTCGAAGGAGATCGCATCGTGCGAACGCTGGATCGGCAGCGACTCTATCTCGCGCAAACCCCTCAGGCATTCCGGGCGGATATCCTCATCGAGGCGCACGAGCGAGCGCGACGCGAGGGCATCATGGCCACCGATGATGCCGCGCTGGTCGAGCGCTGCGGACACCCCGTCGTGGTGGTCGAAGGATCACCCTATAACATCAAAATCACCTGGCCCGAGGATCTGCTTCTGGCCGAAGCACTCCTGCGTCTTCGAGGAGGACTGTGA